The following are encoded in a window of Paramormyrops kingsleyae isolate MSU_618 chromosome 12, PKINGS_0.4, whole genome shotgun sequence genomic DNA:
- the LOC111852118 gene encoding probable E3 ubiquitin-protein ligase HERC4 isoform X2 has product MYSWGENALGDSGQTDGLDLDCQLLSERDILSVGREITAFVQRNEERTFYLRKRNTRETKSFLLKEKIHTLHCGASHVVVVTVKGNIYQLDCRQPNSNPRREHLSNQKVVQVACGDNHSVLLTQDGQIFTWGCNSSGQLGLGNRKPSTRPQSQLALAGIPLAQIAAGGDHSVALSVSGAVFSWGSNRRGQLGLGDMTDRNSPVPVRSLHGKKTIYISCGAEHTATLTQGGVVFTFGSGDFGQLGHNSDRDELRPRLVAELWGAPVTQIACGRYHTLTYVASLKTIYAFGHGQQGQLGNGLTTDQNIPLPVHLPTEHRECGLRRILAGENQCFALWSAVQGPENCSTLEGIPTIDDKTVNKWLSRCNSESRETVKKEITQLFSSASCINGSFLRQSHDRFCRTRSKTSSLDLSLVRQTFEKLARNEEVLNEVLSVVLKHLLPSLSPVAADVEGLWVYLILPELIRVLPTQNTRDLSLAFAKAVLPHVDMQALWSELPVIFFKSLVKIFRSVLSAFLREMRTECTDDSDWKLKLENTAILLHRLYEVNLRSGTKIEDSNFYNSEIKLCLRDKILNLLSQYPEFFDMESKYTIFKINFIIVREASVNPFEQNSLHVNRKSLLADTLHLLRNVSRNFCLPLQVKFYEEYGIDHGGVSQEFFSILAREFHSMRPNLFESFEHSSPVWFISKVQCDPDLFWWLGVLCGMALYNFCIVNFHFPLVLFKKLLGHKPTLKDLEELSPVEARSLNNVLKEEEDLVDQLDLDFTAKGHELVPNGREKLVTKFNRCEYIDAYVNYVFNVSVEQQFSAFSKGFSCGCPNEKWKMFVPEELLAVFTGNVNYEWEKLRKNATYEGYNADHENIQRFWSVFAELSEQQKKNFLSFMTGSDRLPVGGLSTVCLKIIKANKEGPDDYYPVANTCYCVLHLPNYSNMETLREKLLHAIQFYEEFGEQ; this is encoded by the exons AGTCCTTCCTTCTGAAGGAGAAGATACACACACTGCACTGTGGTGCCTCTCATGTTGTTGTGGTCACAGTGAAGGGCAACATATACCAGCTGGACTGTAGGCAGCCAAACAGCAACCCCAG GCGTGAGCATCTCAGCAACCAGAAGGTGGTACAGGTTGCCTGTGGAGACAATcactctgtactccttacgcaAG ATGGACAGATCTTCACCTGGGGGTGCAACTCCAGTGGTCAGCTGGGTCTTGGGAACAGAAAACCCAGTACAAGGCCCCAATCTCAGCTGGCACTGGCAGGGATCCCCCTGGCTCAAATAGCCGCTGGAGGTGACCACAGTGTGGCCCTATCTGTCTCAGGAGCCGTGTTCAGCTGGGGGAGCAACCGCAGGGGGCAGCTGGGCCTGGGAGATATGACTG ATCGCAATAGTCCTGTTCCAGTGAGATCTTTGCATGGGAAGAAGACGATCTACATTTCCTGTGGGGCGGAACACACTGCCACTTTGACACAG GGAGGCGTTGTGTTCACATTTGGGTCTGGAGACTTTGGCCAGCTGGGGCACAACTCAGACAGAGACGAGCTGCGCCCTCGGCTGGTGGCTGAACTCTGGGGGGCGCCAGTGACTCAGATCGCATGTGGAAG GTACCACACACTTACCTATGTTGCATCTTTGAAAACGATCTATGCTTTCGGCCATGGTCAACAGGGACAGCTTGGAAATGGACTGACCACAGATCAGAATATACCACTTCCTGTTCACTTGCCAACAG AGCACCGTGAGTGTGGACTTCGCAGAATCCTTGCTGGTGAAAATCAGTGCTTTGCACTTTGGTCTGCTGTTCAG GGGCCTGAAAACTGCAGCACTTTGGAGGGAATTCCCACCATAGATGACAAAACAGTCAACAAGTGGTTGTCCAGATGTAATTCAGAGTCACGGGAAACCGTAAAAAA AGAAATAACTCAGCTTTTTTCATCGGCTTCCTGTATTAACGGGAGCTTTCTCAGGCAGAG CCATGACAGGTTTTGCCGAACCAGATCCAAAACTTCTAGCCTGGACTTATCTCTTGTACGACAGACATTTGAAAAGCTTGCAAGAAACGAGGAAGTCTTGAATGAG GTTTTATCCGTGGTTCTGAAGCATCTGCTGCCATCTCTGAGCCCAGTGGCTGCTGATGTGGAAGGGCTGTGGGTCTACCTGATCCTGCCTGAGCTCATCAGGGTTCTGCCCACACAGAACACCAGGGACCTCAGCCTTGCCTTTGCCAAAGCCGTTCTACCCCATGTAGATATGC AGGCCTTATGGTCGGAGCTTCCTGTTATCTTCTTCAAGAGCCTTGTTAAGATCTTTCGCTCAGTGTTGTCAGCCTTCCTGCGTGAGATGCGGACTGAGTGCACAGATGACTCAGACTGGAAACTGAAACTGGAGAATACCGCGATCCTTCTGCACAGGCTCTATGAG GTTAACCTCAGATCCGGTACAAAAATAGAAGATAGTAACTTTTACAACAGTGAGATTAAACTCTGCCTTCGTGAT aaaatCCTAAATCTTCTGTCACAGTATCCTGAATTCTTTGACATGGAGTCTAAATACACaatatttaaaattaacttCATCATTGTG agagaAGCTTCTGTAAACCCATTCGAGCAGAACTCCCTGCACGTAAACAGGAAGTCGCTGCTGGCCGACACACTCCACCTTCTCCGCAACGTCTCCCGGAACTTCTGTTTGCCTTTGCAG GTGAAGTTTTACGAAGAGTACGGTATCGATCATGGAGGTGTTTCTCAAGAATTCTTCTCCATACTCGCAAGGGAATTTCACTCAATGAGGCCGAACTTGTTTGAATCCTTTGAACACTCCAGTCCTGTTTGGTTCATCTCAAAG GTCCAGTGTGACCCAGACTTGTTCTGGTGGCTCGGCGTTCTCTGTGGCATGGCCTTGTACAACTTCTGCATCGTCAACTTCCATTTCCCCCTGGTGCTGTTTAAGAAGCTACTGGGCCACAAGCCCACGCTGAAGGACCTAGAAGAGCTTTCTCCAGTAGAAGCCAG GAGTTTGAACAACGTCCTGAAAGAAGAGGAGGACCTTGTAGATCAGTTGGACCTGGACTTCACA GCAAAAGGACATGAATTAGTTCCAAATGGACGAGAGAAGCTTGTTACCAAATTCAACAG ATGTGAATACATAGATGCCTACGTCAATTATGTATTCAACGTTTCAGTCGAGCAACAGTTCAGCGCATTTTCGAAAGGATTTTCCTGCGGCTGTCCGaatgaaaaatggaaaatgtttGTCCCAGAGGAGCTTCTTGCAGTTTTCACTGGAAATGTCAACTACGAATGGGAGAAGCTGCGGAAG AACGCCACATATGAGGGCTACAATGCTGACCACGAGAACATCCAGCGTTTCTGGAGCGTTTTTGCAGAACTCTCAGAACAACAGAAGAAGAACTTCTTGT CCTTCATGACCGGAAGTGACCGACTGCCAGTGGGAGGGCTCTCCACAGTCTGTCTGAAAATTATCAAGGCGAACAAAGAGGGCCCAGATGACTACTACCCTGTGGCCAACACCTGCTACTGTGTGTTACACCTCCCCAACTACAGCAACATGGAGACCCTGAGGGAGAAGCTCCTGCACGCTATTCAGTTCTACGAAGAGTTCGGAGAGCAATAG
- the LOC111852118 gene encoding probable E3 ubiquitin-protein ligase HERC4 isoform X1 yields MYSWGENALGDSGQTDGLDLDCQLLSERDILSVGREITAFVQRNEERTFYLRKRNTRETKSFLLKEKIHTLHCGASHVVVVTVKGNIYQLDCRQPNSNPRREHLSNQKVVQVACGDNHSVLLTQDGQIFTWGCNSSGQLGLGNRKPSTRPQSQLALAGIPLAQIAAGGDHSVALSVSGAVFSWGSNRRGQLGLGDMTDRNSPVPVRSLHGKKTIYISCGAEHTATLTQGGVVFTFGSGDFGQLGHNSDRDELRPRLVAELWGAPVTQIACGRYHTLTYVASLKTIYAFGHGQQGQLGNGLTTDQNIPLPVHLPTEHRECGLRRILAGENQCFALWSAVQGPENCSTLEGIPTIDDKTVNKWLSRCNSESRETVKKEITQLFSSASCINGSFLRQSHDRFCRTRSKTSSLDLSLVRQTFEKLARNEEVLNEVLSVVLKHLLPSLSPVAADVEGLWVYLILPELIRVLPTQNTRDLSLAFAKAVLPHVDMQALWSELPVIFFKSLVKIFRSVLSAFLREMRTECTDDSDWKLKLENTAILLHRLYEVNLRSGTKIEDSNFYNSEIKLCLRDLRLLRKKKLFMKILNLLSQYPEFFDMESKYTIFKINFIIVREASVNPFEQNSLHVNRKSLLADTLHLLRNVSRNFCLPLQVKFYEEYGIDHGGVSQEFFSILAREFHSMRPNLFESFEHSSPVWFISKVQCDPDLFWWLGVLCGMALYNFCIVNFHFPLVLFKKLLGHKPTLKDLEELSPVEARSLNNVLKEEEDLVDQLDLDFTAKGHELVPNGREKLVTKFNRCEYIDAYVNYVFNVSVEQQFSAFSKGFSCGCPNEKWKMFVPEELLAVFTGNVNYEWEKLRKNATYEGYNADHENIQRFWSVFAELSEQQKKNFLSFMTGSDRLPVGGLSTVCLKIIKANKEGPDDYYPVANTCYCVLHLPNYSNMETLREKLLHAIQFYEEFGEQ; encoded by the exons AGTCCTTCCTTCTGAAGGAGAAGATACACACACTGCACTGTGGTGCCTCTCATGTTGTTGTGGTCACAGTGAAGGGCAACATATACCAGCTGGACTGTAGGCAGCCAAACAGCAACCCCAG GCGTGAGCATCTCAGCAACCAGAAGGTGGTACAGGTTGCCTGTGGAGACAATcactctgtactccttacgcaAG ATGGACAGATCTTCACCTGGGGGTGCAACTCCAGTGGTCAGCTGGGTCTTGGGAACAGAAAACCCAGTACAAGGCCCCAATCTCAGCTGGCACTGGCAGGGATCCCCCTGGCTCAAATAGCCGCTGGAGGTGACCACAGTGTGGCCCTATCTGTCTCAGGAGCCGTGTTCAGCTGGGGGAGCAACCGCAGGGGGCAGCTGGGCCTGGGAGATATGACTG ATCGCAATAGTCCTGTTCCAGTGAGATCTTTGCATGGGAAGAAGACGATCTACATTTCCTGTGGGGCGGAACACACTGCCACTTTGACACAG GGAGGCGTTGTGTTCACATTTGGGTCTGGAGACTTTGGCCAGCTGGGGCACAACTCAGACAGAGACGAGCTGCGCCCTCGGCTGGTGGCTGAACTCTGGGGGGCGCCAGTGACTCAGATCGCATGTGGAAG GTACCACACACTTACCTATGTTGCATCTTTGAAAACGATCTATGCTTTCGGCCATGGTCAACAGGGACAGCTTGGAAATGGACTGACCACAGATCAGAATATACCACTTCCTGTTCACTTGCCAACAG AGCACCGTGAGTGTGGACTTCGCAGAATCCTTGCTGGTGAAAATCAGTGCTTTGCACTTTGGTCTGCTGTTCAG GGGCCTGAAAACTGCAGCACTTTGGAGGGAATTCCCACCATAGATGACAAAACAGTCAACAAGTGGTTGTCCAGATGTAATTCAGAGTCACGGGAAACCGTAAAAAA AGAAATAACTCAGCTTTTTTCATCGGCTTCCTGTATTAACGGGAGCTTTCTCAGGCAGAG CCATGACAGGTTTTGCCGAACCAGATCCAAAACTTCTAGCCTGGACTTATCTCTTGTACGACAGACATTTGAAAAGCTTGCAAGAAACGAGGAAGTCTTGAATGAG GTTTTATCCGTGGTTCTGAAGCATCTGCTGCCATCTCTGAGCCCAGTGGCTGCTGATGTGGAAGGGCTGTGGGTCTACCTGATCCTGCCTGAGCTCATCAGGGTTCTGCCCACACAGAACACCAGGGACCTCAGCCTTGCCTTTGCCAAAGCCGTTCTACCCCATGTAGATATGC AGGCCTTATGGTCGGAGCTTCCTGTTATCTTCTTCAAGAGCCTTGTTAAGATCTTTCGCTCAGTGTTGTCAGCCTTCCTGCGTGAGATGCGGACTGAGTGCACAGATGACTCAGACTGGAAACTGAAACTGGAGAATACCGCGATCCTTCTGCACAGGCTCTATGAG GTTAACCTCAGATCCGGTACAAAAATAGAAGATAGTAACTTTTACAACAGTGAGATTAAACTCTGCCTTCGTGAT CTGCGGTTACTCAGAAAGAAAAAACTATTCATG aaaatCCTAAATCTTCTGTCACAGTATCCTGAATTCTTTGACATGGAGTCTAAATACACaatatttaaaattaacttCATCATTGTG agagaAGCTTCTGTAAACCCATTCGAGCAGAACTCCCTGCACGTAAACAGGAAGTCGCTGCTGGCCGACACACTCCACCTTCTCCGCAACGTCTCCCGGAACTTCTGTTTGCCTTTGCAG GTGAAGTTTTACGAAGAGTACGGTATCGATCATGGAGGTGTTTCTCAAGAATTCTTCTCCATACTCGCAAGGGAATTTCACTCAATGAGGCCGAACTTGTTTGAATCCTTTGAACACTCCAGTCCTGTTTGGTTCATCTCAAAG GTCCAGTGTGACCCAGACTTGTTCTGGTGGCTCGGCGTTCTCTGTGGCATGGCCTTGTACAACTTCTGCATCGTCAACTTCCATTTCCCCCTGGTGCTGTTTAAGAAGCTACTGGGCCACAAGCCCACGCTGAAGGACCTAGAAGAGCTTTCTCCAGTAGAAGCCAG GAGTTTGAACAACGTCCTGAAAGAAGAGGAGGACCTTGTAGATCAGTTGGACCTGGACTTCACA GCAAAAGGACATGAATTAGTTCCAAATGGACGAGAGAAGCTTGTTACCAAATTCAACAG ATGTGAATACATAGATGCCTACGTCAATTATGTATTCAACGTTTCAGTCGAGCAACAGTTCAGCGCATTTTCGAAAGGATTTTCCTGCGGCTGTCCGaatgaaaaatggaaaatgtttGTCCCAGAGGAGCTTCTTGCAGTTTTCACTGGAAATGTCAACTACGAATGGGAGAAGCTGCGGAAG AACGCCACATATGAGGGCTACAATGCTGACCACGAGAACATCCAGCGTTTCTGGAGCGTTTTTGCAGAACTCTCAGAACAACAGAAGAAGAACTTCTTGT CCTTCATGACCGGAAGTGACCGACTGCCAGTGGGAGGGCTCTCCACAGTCTGTCTGAAAATTATCAAGGCGAACAAAGAGGGCCCAGATGACTACTACCCTGTGGCCAACACCTGCTACTGTGTGTTACACCTCCCCAACTACAGCAACATGGAGACCCTGAGGGAGAAGCTCCTGCACGCTATTCAGTTCTACGAAGAGTTCGGAGAGCAATAG